From the genome of Triticum aestivum cultivar Chinese Spring chromosome 3B, IWGSC CS RefSeq v2.1, whole genome shotgun sequence, one region includes:
- the LOC123070321 gene encoding pentatricopeptide repeat-containing protein At5g46100, with translation MPPANLTPTKWPKNLTAEHLHRLVRAERDPRRALALFDAATAAPVSTSAPTQILPSPDTVSLLTSRLASAGLLPLATSLLSRSRALFPSNADLEPPFLTLLRAFSRTHRPLDALQLFRSAPSALSLPHSARSYTAVLAGLVAHSHLPLAHSLLADMRAAGFGPTTATYNVLLKAHCSDADAPIDHAVRLFRNIPKPDACSYNTVIDGLCRRSRRAEAQELFSEMVENGVAPTVVTYTTIINWLAREGCLDDALEMFDEMGRRGIAPNVITYSSLIDGLCKGGRASSALDLLERLTKEVKLPNTIIYSSVINGLCKEGLLREAMEVLDRMRLQGRKPDAGLFGKLIVGLSDAGRAVEAANYLDEMVLAGVQPNRVTWSLHVRINVAVVTALCVKGEVGRAFQVYQSMRTRGISTEPSIFHLLVEFFCKKNHLEKAACVVLDMLSERCIPERETWDVIVSGYWSKKKVRQEAEQIWNQLAVI, from the coding sequence ATGCCGCCGGCGAACCTCACCCCGACTAAATGGCCCAAGAACCTCACCGCCGAACACCTCCACCGCCTTGTCCGCGCCGAGCGTGATCCCCGCCGCGCGCTCGCCCTCTTCGACGCGGCCACCGCCGCGCCCGTCTCCACTTCCGCGCCCACACAAATCCTCCCCTCCCCGGACACCGTCTCCCTCCTCACCTcccgcctcgcctccgccggcctcctccccctcgccACCTCCCTCCTCTCCCGCTCGCGCGCGCTCTTCCCCTCCAACGCCGACCTCGAGCCCCCCTTCCTCACCCTTCTCCGCGCCTTCTCCCGCACCCACCGCCCCCTCGACGCCCTCCAACTCTTCCGCTCTGCCCCCTCCGCCCTCTCTCTCCCCCACTCCGCCCGCTCCTACACCGCCGTCCTTGCGGGCCTCGTCGCGCACTCCCATCTCCCCCTCGCCCACTCCCTCCTCGCCGACATGCGCGCCGCCGGCTTCGGCCCCACCACCGCCACCTACAACGTCCTCCTCAAGGCCCACTGCTCTGATGCCGACGCTCCTATCGACCACGCGGTCCGCCTTTTCCGCAACATCCCCAAACCTGACGCCTGCTCCTACAACACCGTCATCGACGGGCTCTGCCGCCGCAGCCGCAGGGCCGAGGCCCAGGAGCTGTTCTCCGAGATGGTAGAAAATGGCGTTGCGCCCACAGTGGTTACTTACACGACTATCATCAATTGGCTCGCACGGGAGGGCTGCTTGGACGATGCACTGGAGATGTTTGACGAAATGGGAAGGAGAGGTATTGCACCCAATGTTATTACATATAGTTCTCTGATTGATGGTTTGTGCAAGGGTGGGCGTGCATCATCAGCACTGGACTTGTTGGAGAGGTTGACCAAGGAGGTGAAGCTGCCAAATACAATCATATATAGTTCTGTCATTAATGGCCTCTGTAAGGAGGGCCTGCTGAGGGAGGCAATGGAGGTTTTGGACCGGATGCGTCTCCAGGGGAGGAAGCCTGATGCTGGATTGTTTGGGAAGCTCATTGTTGGGCTGTCTGATGCAGGAAGGGCTGTGGAGGCTGCAAATTACTTGGATGAGATGGTTCTTGCTGGCGTTCAACCGAACCGGGTGACTTGGAGCCTTCATGTCAGGATAAACGTTGCAGTGGTGACAGCATTATGTGTTAAGGGTGAAGTTGGGAGGGCTTTCCAGGTGTACCAGAGCATGAGGACTCGTGGCATTTCTACCGAGCCAAGCATTTTCCATCTCCTGGTTGAGTTCTTCTGCAAAAAGAACCATTTGGAGAAAGCAGCTTGTGTTGTGCTTGACATGTTGTCAGAGAGGTGCATCCCTGAGAGGGAAACATGGGATGTTATTGTCAGCGGGTATTGGAGTAAGAAGAAAGTCAGACAAGAAGCTGAGCAAATATGGAACCAATTAGCAGTTATCTga